One window from the genome of Canis lupus dingo isolate Sandy chromosome 15, ASM325472v2, whole genome shotgun sequence encodes:
- the RASSF9 gene encoding LOW QUALITY PROTEIN: ras association domain-containing protein 9 (The sequence of the model RefSeq protein was modified relative to this genomic sequence to represent the inferred CDS: deleted 1 base in 1 codon) has protein sequence MAPFGRSLLRTRHRSRSPTKGMDSEEKEIVVWVCQEEKIVCGLTKRTTSADVIQALLEEHETTFGEKRFLLGKPSDYCIIEKWRGSERVLPPLTRILKLWKAWGDEQPNMQFVLVKADAFLPVPLWRTAEAKLVQNTEKVWELSPANYMKTLPPDKQKRIVRKTFRKLAKIKQDTVSHDRDSMETLVHLIISQDHTIHQQVKRMKELDLEIEKCEAKFHLDRVENDGENYVQDAYLMPSFSEVAQKLDLHSDENQILEDLTENDGIVHLEERLAYYRMLIEKLSAEIEKEVKSVCTEINEDAEGAAAGELESSNLENVKCDLEKSMKAGLKIHSHLSGIQKEIKYTDSLLQMKAKEYEFLAKEFNSLHISNKDGYQLKENRGKESEVPNSSGEVPSLTQRVFNLYTNDTDSDTGISSNHSQDSETTGGDMVLLST, from the exons atctCCCACTAAAGGCATGGATTCAGAGGAGAAGGAAATTGTGGTTTGGGTTTGCCAAGAAGAGAAGATCGTCTGTGGGTTAACTAAACGCACCACCTCTGCTGATGTCATCCAGGCTTTGCTTGAGGAACATGAGACTACATTTGGAGAGAAACGATTTCTGCTGGGGAAGCCCAGTGATTACTGCATCATAGAAAAGTGGAGAGGCTCAGAACGGGTTCTTCCTCCACTCACTAGGATCCTGAAGCTTTGGAAAGCTTGGGGAGATGAGCAGCCCAATATGCAATTTGTTTTGGTTAAAGCAGATGCTTTTCTTCCGGTTCCATTGTGGCGGACAGCTGAAGCCAAATTAGtgcaaaacacagaaaaagtgTGGGAACTCAGTCCAGCAAATTACATGAAGACATTACcaccagataaacaaaaaagaatagtcaGAAAAACGTTCCGGAAACTGGCTAAAATTAAGCAGGACACCGTTTCCCATGATCGAGATAGTATGGAGACATTAGTTCATCTGATCATTTCCCAGGACCATACTATTCATCAGCAagtcaagagaatgaaagagcTGGATCTGGAAATTGAAAAGTGTGAAGCTAAGTTCCACCTTGATAGGGTagaaaatgatggagaaaatTATGTCCAGGATGCATATTTAATGCCCAGTTTCAGTGAAGTTGCGCAAAAGCTGGACTTGCATTCTGATGAAAACCAGATTTTGGAGGACCTGACTGAAAATGAC GGAATCGTACACCTGGAGGAAAGATTAGCATATTACCGAATGCTCATTGAGAAGCTCTCTgctgaaatagaaaaagaggtaaaaagtGTTTGCACAGAGATAAATGAGGACGCAGAAGGGGCAGCTGCAGGTGAGCTTGAAAGCTCCAATTTAGAGAATGTCAAGTGTGATTTGGAGAAAAGCATGAAAGCTGGTTTGAAAATCCACTCTCACTTGAGTGGCATCCAGAAGGAGATTAAATACACTGACTCATTGCTTCAGATGAAAGCAAAAGAGTATGAATTCCTGGCCAAGGAGTTTAATTCACTTCATATTAGCAACAAAGATGGATACCAGCTAAAGGAAAACAGAGGGAAGGAATCTGAGGTCCCCAACAGCAGTGGGGAGGTTCCCTCCTTGACTCAAAGAGTATTTAACTTGTATACAAATGACACGGACTCAGACACTGGTATCAGCTCTAACCATAGTCAGGACTCAGAAACAACTGGAGGAGACATGGTGCTATTGTCAACATAA